A region of the Aethina tumida isolate Nest 87 chromosome 3, icAetTumi1.1, whole genome shotgun sequence genome:
caattaatgaaaggcATAATCCCAAATACACTAAactgtgaagcatggtggaggaggCCTTAAGGTTTAGGGATGTTCTTCTAGGTTTTGAGATAGGCCTGCTGGTTAAAATAGACGGAATAATGGATCGCTTCCTTAATTGTGGCACTCTGGATAATCATATGCTTCGATTTGTCCaagataacataaatttaaggtGGGCCTTCGAGTACGGTAACGATCCGGAACACACTTATAAGCTACTTAAAGAAAGGTTCACTTCTTAAGGAGTACATGTACGAGAAGAAAGTCCAAACCTCAATCCAGTTGAAAACCTTTGGGATGAAATTAATCGGAGCATCTATACAAAATTTGAACGAACTCTACGAAGATATTCAAAATCAgtggaaagaaatatcgaacgattatattgaaaagctactaaaataataaaaaatgtgtttataagttattaataataatagatatgCCACTAGCTATTAAATAAAGGAAGgctaaatttacataaaattgttttattttatagttactctactctgaattttttttcagatattaataaattacctaataaacaattatattgacgtattgttttatcaaacatatggatatttaaacgtatACTTTTATCacgacaaatgaaaatttctaaagttgctctatTTATGAACgatagaataatatatttatatttatttctatatgaaagttatttttgtcttattttatttaatgattctgtgttcaatattttatttaataatataatatttttttcaatatctaaaatttaacacttttaaCATGTATAACgtgataaatttttgtattcgtCATAAATCCGATATCATATGTTTTAATCTTTAGCTCCaacataaaagtaattaatggcATTCACAACATGTATTATCGTATCTAATCTTAAAGGGTAGTTTCTGTACGCATTACAACTACCTACGTGgaattttatgtaacaaaattagaaCATGTTATCAAACACAACATCTTCATAAATATGGAACGaatttgtcattattattaaagaccTTCACTGGTCAAGAAAAcggaattttttatgaaagaacataaatttctcgtaaatattttgaaccgATTCACTTAATGacgcattttttaatatataattttctattgttaCTGAAAGAactgaaaactttttaatatgctCCTTCCAAACTTCgtggttaataaataaattaattcggcTTGGAAGACGTATTAGAGTCCAGTCTTACCTGATATATAGGAAGCGCAATAAGTATTATCTCCAATGAGGGGACTGACATCAGCCAATCTCTGTTCGCATTCGTCCGCCTTAATTTCCTTAACTTCGACAGACTCCAATTTACTGCCGATGTTCAAGCTTTTATCCAACGTGTATCCGACGATGACGTTTTTCAATCCAGCTTCGCCGCTAAGTTCAGGCAGACAAATCGGTCGTACAAAATCGTCGATATTAACATTGGAGCTTAATTCAACAACGGCGATGTCGTTGAGGAGATTGGCGAATTGATAGCCCGGATGCACCTTGATGCTGACCACACCCAAATCTTGTTTCGATTTCACTTCGTTGTTGAGGTCGGATTTTCCGAAAGAAACGCTCAGCTGTGGAAGCGTGATTTTATCTTGGCTTCCTCTGTAAGTGACGCAGTGTGCAGCTGTAAGTACGTGTCTGGGAGTGATCAGCGTCGCTTCACATAGATAACGGGATTTGTCATTTTCCTTCAAAAAGATGGCAGCCTGCCATGGATATTCAGATTTTGGACTTGTTTTCCCGCACTCGAACTTCGGAAGCGACGAGGATTTGGGTTTGATCAAAACTTCGGAAAGGAAATCTTTGCTGTTTACGTCATTTTGGAAAATATCAGCTGGTtcactgaaaataatataaaataaatttaattttataaataaataaattgcatgTTAAACTAAGCTTCAGCACCTTGAGAATTATAAAAGGTGTattactgaatatttaatgaagcTCAAAAATCGTAAAAATGCCAGGATATCCATTAATTAACAAGATTCCTTTACAAATAATCTTTCTTCACAAGGAAGGTTTGTCACATAGGCAAATTGTTCGAAGACTGAACGTTTACAACGCAGTAAATAAAGAACTAGAATTAGTGAATGATGACCGATGAATTGGAGTGTGGCGAGAAAGAGGTGTACTGAATTGTTGTGGTACTCTGGTACGTGTTAATGTCACAATGACTGtaccaatttatataaatctaaaaacgAGAGCAGCTTTCATATTTATAGACGACAATCCTCGTCCACATCGAATCCAAGTAGTTAGAGACGTTCTTAGAGAAGGAGAAATCGAAAGAATGGATTGCCACCATTTTCATAGGATACGAACTCAATTGAGCATGTATGGGATTACTTATCCAGATTAATTCAGCGCCGTTTAGATCCTCCTATGAGAATTCCAACTGCAGTTGAAGACTGGAATAATATCCTTCAAGAAATCATTGATAATCTAGCAAATGGCATGCGCAGCCGTTTAAATGCTTTATTACAAATCAGGGGTGGAAATACgaggtattaaattaaattgttaacttaTATTGCTATAGTTTTCGATATTAAAGTTCGTTGATGATGAagataattctaataataaattaacaacaaattttgttaattttaaattaaattgtagcgcaaaacatttgaaaccgaatgttttaaaaagttttcctaacgttaattaagtttataaaccAGCTATCTCGTTGGTTAGTCAGCATAGAAGTATTATGAATGTGTGACTTTTCAAGTGTTCCCATCTCCTCAAgtaattaacaaaagaagTTCTGAATAATCATGCAAAACCGCTAAAATGTGAGAAATGTGtcagtgttaattaattcgaaAGTCGAAAAGAAACAAAGGAaatgatattctaaaaaagCAAGAATTAATTGCCCCAGTAAGCAGAGGCTTTAATCCTTAGCGAAAGTCGGCTAGAGAGATCACTTAAAGAAACTTTTGAGAGAAAGATGAATCCTTAACAAGTACACAGGACAGGTTCGAAAGCTTTTGAAAACTTGAGAGTTGCTACAAGATTTCCGGTTGCATAGTAATTGGGTTTTATGAGATATGTGTCCTCACACATCACTTGCTAACTTAAATGGGCTTGTTGGAAAGTTAAATTGGCAAACATTATGTATATAGGACCTTTACGTAATTGTACCTTACTTAAAgactaattttgttttagaacAGTGAAATTGTGTTATAGTTAGGTCTCAATTACAGacaaaatttaagatataataatgatttaaaaaatattattccgaactaatttgataaatttaatgacattAGAGATTGGGATCTGAATTTATGATCTGGTTTAAGTTCAgccgtaaaatattaaattgagttCAAAACTTTGCAATTTTCAGCGCATATTGCGTATCGATTATACAATTTACGAACTGTAAAagagtaaaaaacaattaattttaacaccaGTCTGTACGGGTTAACGTactactataaaatataaatttgcatttatatGATCTAGTCAGAACCCTTAAATCAAAACGAGTACTTTTGTCGCAATcatgatgaaaaataaaatggaacaAATAAGTTTTCAAAGATTATTCATGAATATATCATTCAAGGTTAAAGTAATTTGACTGATCCAGTTGTAAGTTTAAACTTGTTTACgtgatatttgtattttacgtGAACAGAGTGAAAAGTAATTCATTGATCTAATAGCATACCAAAATATAAACGAAGATTTatgagaatttatagaataaaataattataaaagttttaaacgaAACTGGCTTAACCAAATTAACTGGtacgtaattaatatataattacactAATTTACACAAACATGCGTCACGACAAAATGgtacaattttatgtattatgtgaatttaaaaatgttaattagtttttaaagagAGCACATATTGGTCAGTAAAAacggttttttatattttaatcgtataaaatataaagaagagACTCAAACATATAACAATGGTAGTAATTATAAgtaatctaatattttgtcctgtaaggtaaattaaatgaaataaaaacatgtttctATATATGTTATTGTCATcttactttttacattttgattCAATAGTTTTTTTGTTTGCAAGTTTGATCTACCAAATTATTTCATCTCTGAGATTACTCttaatgaacaatttgacCAATAAGAAAATAGTTCAAAGTAAGTTATTAATTCAGCCGAAATAAGtagagatttttttaatagaaaactgAAAACTTTAGATGCCTCTTATCATCGTTTTTCTCGAAACTTTCTAAAACGCTgaagaatgttaaaaaatgaagCTGTGTTTCCATTTAAAGGTTGTTcgattattctttttaatttaaatgaattttaagtatctaaacatttcgtacctCCCTGTATATAtggatgtttttatttacctagtttttgtataatttattatttcgagcagggttcataagtaaagcaaccaaacggtatattcaatatagttgattttattatttgtttccgTGTCCAACATCgttccttaaagctaaaaatgcctattttccgaatcaaattaaaCGACACATTGTAGAAAAGTTCTGTAAGGTTGAAAAACTtcaatcgatttaaatttaaacaaatcgatcatttcgaggacgatttccaatttcaacAGAAAGAATATACTGAAAGGAGTTCCCTAATATTTCccaggaaattaaaaatatttgcttttttAGTCCCTTTTATCAGCGCATCGCgcataaatcaagaaaaaaaCGAACTCTGTCAATGAGAACCATAAAATGAAGACTAAAAGAAGCTAGTCTCTATGGTTTCATTTGT
Encoded here:
- the LOC109599961 gene encoding phenoloxidase-activating factor 3, producing the protein MNPQSKALMAACLVAALVSFVQAVKPSPCPEQFQYEGGEQGQQWEGTLKLATDDELQGLWIRVKFDTTVKEIVLPPGFDGQVESRSPTNDELLIKNPNFVLSPKSPTNVRIIVKYDGNKVPSLTGYRLNARTVCPEQGGEPADIFQNDVNSKDFLSEVLIKPKSSSLPKFECGKTSPKSEYPWQAAIFLKENDKSRYLCEATLITPRHVLTAAHCVTYRGSQDKITLPQLSVSFGKSDLNNEVKSKQDLGVVSIKVHPGYQFANLLNDIAVVELSSNVNIDDFVRPICLPELSGEAGLKNVIVGYTLDKSLNIGSKLESVEVKEIKADECEQRLADVSPLIGDNTYCASYISDESRCVGDSGSGAASLRSTGNVWELRGIVTLGVALQDKYVCNKAATVVLTGVPNFTRWIRAATL